The Candidatus Hydrogenedentota bacterium genome has a window encoding:
- a CDS encoding ankyrin repeat domain-containing protein — translation MKGIWLHALDESGKTPLDRAFGSGHMALAEMMLRQVREDEKELEKKASPMHRAAYLGLTDAVQSLLRIGGDPTQVDSLNETPLHKAVREGHIATVAALLESCNVNAEGSMGMTPLHWACVTGNKDIVELLLTRGADPNKRDECIDGLTAAEMAEKLGYIEIVDLIRAGASYF, via the coding sequence ATGAAAGGAATCTGGCTACACGCCCTGGATGAAAGCGGTAAGACGCCCCTCGATCGGGCCTTCGGCAGCGGCCACATGGCCCTCGCCGAAATGATGCTGCGCCAGGTGCGCGAGGACGAGAAGGAACTCGAAAAGAAGGCCTCGCCCATGCACCGCGCGGCCTACCTCGGCCTGACCGACGCCGTGCAGTCGCTACTCCGCATTGGCGGCGACCCCACCCAGGTCGACAGCCTCAACGAGACCCCCCTTCACAAGGCCGTGCGCGAAGGGCACATTGCCACCGTCGCCGCACTCCTCGAATCCTGCAACGTCAACGCCGAGGGGAGCATGGGCATGACCCCGCTCCACTGGGCCTGCGTCACCGGCAACAAGGATATCGTCGAGCTGCTGCTGACCCGCGGCGCCGACCCGAACAAACGGGACGAATGCATCGACGGGCTGACGGCGGCGGAGATGGCGGAAAAGCTGGGCTATATCGAGATCGTCGATCTTATCCGCGCTGGAGCGTCGTACTTTTGA
- the mnmA gene encoding tRNA 2-thiouridine(34) synthase MnmA produces the protein MFTAPPKNARILVAMSGGVDSAVTASLIAKAGYDCVGVTMRLVPEHEGKSVFEPCCGLEAAQDARRVCDKLGIPHQVMHAVDRFDRDIISHFVEEYQQGRTPNPCARCNRMIKFGALYQWADKIGADYIAMGHYARLEARGDRLSLRRAVHRPKDQSYVLAPLTQPQLRRAWFPLGGMTKKDVRDHAWGLDFGMATKKESQEICFVPDRDYAGWIERRAAPMPPGPIVTTRGAVVGTHRGLMHYTVGQRRGLGVSGPEPYYVIRLDPANNALVIGHADDTYTSRFRTGPVCWGGLARQDSPFTCLVQLRSRHDAVPATVYPDLRGATVAFEAPEASVTPGQWAVFYDEDGFVLGSAIAQQRLAENGAGALKSTTLQRG, from the coding sequence ATGTTTACCGCTCCCCCGAAAAACGCGCGCATCCTCGTCGCCATGAGCGGCGGGGTGGACAGCGCCGTGACGGCTTCGCTGATTGCGAAGGCGGGGTACGACTGTGTGGGCGTGACAATGCGGCTGGTGCCGGAGCACGAGGGGAAGTCGGTGTTTGAGCCGTGCTGCGGTCTGGAGGCGGCGCAGGACGCGCGGCGCGTGTGCGACAAGCTGGGCATCCCCCACCAGGTGATGCACGCGGTGGATCGCTTTGACCGGGACATCATCTCGCATTTTGTGGAGGAGTACCAGCAGGGCCGCACGCCCAACCCCTGCGCGCGGTGCAACCGGATGATCAAGTTCGGGGCGCTTTATCAGTGGGCCGACAAGATCGGGGCGGACTACATCGCGATGGGCCATTACGCGCGGCTGGAGGCCCGGGGTGATCGGCTTTCGCTGCGGCGCGCGGTGCACCGCCCGAAGGATCAGAGCTACGTGCTCGCGCCGCTCACCCAGCCGCAGCTGCGCCGGGCGTGGTTTCCGCTGGGCGGGATGACGAAGAAGGACGTGCGGGACCATGCGTGGGGGCTGGATTTCGGCATGGCCACGAAGAAGGAAAGCCAGGAGATCTGCTTCGTACCCGATCGGGATTACGCGGGGTGGATCGAGCGGCGGGCGGCGCCGATGCCGCCGGGGCCTATTGTGACGACTCGGGGCGCGGTGGTTGGGACGCACCGGGGCCTGATGCACTATACGGTGGGGCAGCGGCGCGGCCTGGGAGTGAGCGGTCCGGAGCCTTATTACGTTATCCGGCTCGACCCGGCGAACAACGCGCTGGTTATTGGCCACGCGGACGATACGTATACGTCACGGTTCCGTACGGGGCCGGTTTGCTGGGGGGGCCTGGCGCGCCAGGATTCGCCGTTTACGTGTCTGGTTCAGCTGCGTTCCCGGCATGACGCGGTTCCGGCGACGGTCTACCCGGATCTGCGCGGGGCCACGGTGGCGTTTGAGGCGCCCGAGGCCTCCGTGACGCCCGGCCAGTGGGCGGTATTCTACGACGAGGACGGCTTCGTGCTGGGTTCGGCGATCGCGCAACAGCGCCTCGCCGAGAACGGCGCGGGCGCCCTCAAAAGTACGACGCTCCAGCGCGGATAA
- a CDS encoding polymer-forming cytoskeletal protein codes for MLESRKSKTYNENKVVSIIGQGTTIKGDISSQGTIRIEGTVSGQVQSGDTIVVQEGGKLKADLVAGQIIISGEVHGNVLAHERLEICAGGKVIGDIMSPRVSIAEGVLFEGRCTMKAPGEMQKAAQAKQQQAAPAKE; via the coding sequence ATGCTTGAGTCCCGCAAGTCCAAGACCTACAACGAGAACAAAGTTGTAAGCATTATCGGCCAGGGCACGACCATAAAGGGCGATATCAGTTCCCAGGGCACGATCCGCATTGAGGGGACGGTATCGGGCCAGGTGCAGAGCGGCGATACGATCGTGGTGCAGGAAGGCGGGAAGCTGAAGGCCGATCTGGTGGCGGGCCAGATCATCATCAGCGGCGAGGTGCACGGGAACGTGCTCGCCCACGAACGCCTGGAGATCTGCGCGGGCGGCAAGGTCATTGGCGATATCATGTCGCCGCGCGTCAGCATTGCCGAGGGCGTGCTGTTTGAGGGCCGCTGCACCATGAAGGCTCCCGGCGAAATGCAAAAAGCGGCGCAGGCCAAGCAGCAGCAGGCCGCCCCCGCGAAGGAATAA
- a CDS encoding M23 family metallopeptidase, whose product MKRWTVMLIPQDRGGTQTFSLAAYHFWIAIVLLAGLTFASAFFYQRHRVVSAQARELHEQYRAIQWELSLPAAPSAPVEAGDTVTKEELERIRREYEASIATITAELSELYDMEAKARDITGIAPREKPAEDGAAPAGGGQGGAPSGYTPVAYLGVNNQYRPPHVIYGMNRPSADLILQEIRLRHRSLNELVRDGEAAQDKLARIPSIWPLWNGAGKLTSRFGYRRDPFHRRVRHHDGTDLAAPTGTKVISTARGEVTFAEYDQYYGNLVKVDHGNGIETWYAHLSKVIAKPGDRVDRGMVIGHLGSTGRSTGPHLHYEVRVNGKPVDGEKYLSE is encoded by the coding sequence ATGAAACGTTGGACCGTCATGCTCATCCCGCAGGATCGGGGTGGAACGCAGACTTTCTCTTTGGCGGCATATCACTTCTGGATTGCGATCGTCCTTCTTGCGGGCCTGACCTTTGCGTCGGCCTTCTTTTACCAGCGCCACCGTGTGGTTTCGGCGCAGGCGCGCGAGTTGCACGAGCAGTACCGGGCGATCCAGTGGGAGCTTTCGCTGCCGGCGGCGCCGTCCGCGCCGGTGGAAGCCGGGGATACGGTCACGAAGGAGGAGTTGGAGCGTATCCGGCGGGAGTACGAGGCGAGCATCGCGACGATCACGGCGGAGCTGAGCGAACTGTACGACATGGAAGCGAAGGCCCGCGACATCACGGGCATTGCGCCGCGGGAGAAGCCGGCGGAGGATGGCGCGGCGCCGGCGGGTGGCGGCCAGGGCGGGGCGCCCTCGGGTTACACACCGGTGGCCTATCTGGGCGTCAACAACCAGTATCGCCCGCCGCATGTGATCTACGGCATGAACCGCCCGTCGGCGGACCTGATCCTCCAGGAGATCCGCCTGCGCCACCGGAGCCTGAATGAACTGGTGCGGGACGGCGAGGCCGCGCAGGACAAGCTGGCGCGTATTCCCTCGATCTGGCCGCTCTGGAACGGCGCGGGCAAGCTGACATCGCGTTTTGGTTACCGCCGCGATCCGTTCCACCGCCGGGTTCGCCACCACGACGGCACGGACCTGGCGGCTCCGACGGGCACGAAGGTGATCTCGACCGCCCGGGGCGAGGTGACGTTTGCCGAGTACGATCAGTACTACGGCAACCTGGTGAAGGTGGATCACGGAAACGGGATCGAAACGTGGTACGCGCACCTCTCGAAGGTCATTGCGAAGCCGGGCGACCGGGTTGACCGGGGCATGGTGATCGGCCATCTCGGCAGCACGGGCCGTAGCACGGGCCCGCACCTGCACTATGAGGTGCGGGTAAATGGCAAGCCGGTGGATGGCGAGAAGTACCTCAGCGAGTAG
- a CDS encoding YkgJ family cysteine cluster protein — protein sequence MGRDTVQFSCHHTGHCCTDVVCLPTPWDVIRIVREEGANPHEFLEFLRPDEITGVTKGDPTWLRVGKARYMMALKRGAKGCFFLNKKTRYCSIYESRPILCRLYPFKLDEFRDGSFKGFSLHKDVGCPRHRDGLVDTQPLYELYLDDSGHQQDYQDLVAVFNRREYAGKRPEDFIEMFVQYA from the coding sequence ATGGGACGCGATACGGTACAATTCTCGTGCCACCACACGGGGCATTGCTGCACGGATGTGGTGTGCCTGCCGACGCCGTGGGATGTGATCCGGATTGTGCGGGAGGAGGGCGCCAACCCGCACGAGTTCCTGGAGTTTCTGAGGCCGGATGAAATCACGGGGGTGACGAAGGGCGATCCGACGTGGCTGCGGGTGGGCAAGGCGCGGTACATGATGGCGTTAAAACGCGGTGCGAAGGGGTGCTTCTTTTTGAACAAGAAGACGCGCTATTGCTCGATCTACGAATCACGGCCGATACTCTGCCGGCTGTACCCGTTCAAGCTGGATGAATTCCGGGACGGATCCTTCAAGGGCTTCTCGCTGCACAAGGATGTGGGGTGCCCGCGCCATCGCGATGGGCTGGTGGATACCCAGCCGCTGTATGAACTGTACCTGGACGACAGCGGCCACCAGCAGGACTACCAGGATCTGGTGGCGGTGTTTAACCGGCGGGAGTATGCGGGGAAGCGTCCGGAGGATTTTATCGAGATGTTTGTGCAATACGCGTGA
- the trxB gene encoding thioredoxin-disulfide reductase: MENVLIIGSGPAGYTAALYTARADLNPLVLEGELSKDILPGGQLMTTTEVENYPGYPEGVTGPQMMEDFKKQAGKFGARFEYKTVTKVDFASHPFKVYSGETVWEAKTVIIATGATAKYLGLESEARYENKGVSACATCDGALPRFRNKPLVVVGGGDTAMEEALFLTKFASKVHVVHRRDKFRASKIMGDRVIAHEKVQVEWNSVVDEVLGDEKDGVTGVRLKDVNSGETREIECTGYFAAIGHKPNTDIFEGIIDLHDNGYIATKPGTSYTNVEGVFACGDVQDHVYRQAVTAAGSGCMAAIDATRWLESREG; the protein is encoded by the coding sequence ATGGAAAATGTATTGATTATTGGTTCCGGGCCCGCCGGCTACACGGCCGCCCTGTATACGGCGCGCGCCGACTTGAACCCCCTTGTCCTGGAGGGGGAATTGAGCAAGGATATCCTGCCGGGCGGGCAGCTGATGACGACGACGGAGGTGGAGAATTATCCGGGTTATCCCGAGGGGGTGACGGGCCCGCAGATGATGGAGGATTTCAAGAAGCAGGCGGGGAAATTTGGCGCGCGCTTTGAGTACAAGACGGTCACGAAGGTGGATTTTGCGTCGCACCCGTTCAAGGTCTATTCGGGCGAGACGGTGTGGGAGGCGAAGACGGTGATCATCGCGACGGGGGCGACGGCTAAGTATCTGGGGCTGGAGTCGGAGGCGCGTTACGAGAACAAGGGCGTTTCCGCGTGCGCGACGTGCGACGGGGCGCTGCCCCGTTTCCGCAACAAGCCGCTGGTGGTTGTGGGCGGGGGCGATACGGCGATGGAGGAGGCGCTTTTTCTGACGAAGTTTGCGAGCAAGGTGCACGTGGTGCACCGGCGGGACAAGTTCCGGGCGAGCAAGATCATGGGCGATCGGGTGATCGCACACGAGAAGGTGCAGGTGGAGTGGAATTCGGTGGTGGACGAGGTGCTGGGCGACGAGAAGGACGGGGTTACGGGGGTGCGCCTGAAGGACGTGAATTCGGGCGAGACGCGCGAGATCGAATGCACCGGCTATTTCGCGGCCATCGGGCACAAGCCGAACACGGACATTTTCGAGGGCATCATCGATCTGCACGACAACGGGTATATCGCCACGAAGCCCGGCACGAGCTACACGAACGTGGAGGGCGTGTTCGCTTGCGGAGATGTGCAGGATCACGTGTACCGGCAGGCGGTGACGGCGGCGGGCAGCGGCTGCATGGCGGCGATTGACGCGACGCGCTGGCTGGAATCCCGGGAGGGATAG
- a CDS encoding PEP-CTERM sorting domain-containing protein: protein MMAKRVGYMLLVMAGSMWMALPAAAITIDDFISINDPGSALLFEFVVIDAGPLPNSPDADLIGIDLGLAVSVQSGKILFEIANASTAASAIAAIYFDDSTSRGGSPLIANGAIHATAGSNVSFFVGPGSPSNMPAANNLDPVFAANTALSAHAHNPTPSRGLNPGENLVLSYDYLVAPALVGEALLDGTLRLGLHVRSIGEAGESDAFVIHPFGTPSTPQAPIPEPASVLLLGIGGAMLALRKRRSNI, encoded by the coding sequence ATGATGGCAAAACGTGTTGGATATATGCTCCTTGTGATGGCGGGTTCGATGTGGATGGCGCTGCCGGCTGCGGCAATCACCATCGACGACTTCATCAGCATTAACGATCCGGGGTCCGCGCTGTTGTTTGAATTCGTGGTGATCGATGCCGGTCCGCTGCCCAATTCCCCGGACGCCGATCTCATCGGGATCGACCTCGGCCTCGCCGTGTCCGTGCAGAGTGGGAAGATTCTCTTCGAGATCGCGAACGCCTCGACCGCCGCCTCCGCCATCGCCGCAATCTACTTCGACGACAGCACCTCCCGGGGCGGATCCCCGCTGATCGCAAACGGCGCGATTCACGCCACCGCGGGTTCGAACGTATCCTTCTTCGTTGGGCCCGGTTCGCCCTCGAATATGCCCGCCGCGAACAATCTGGATCCGGTCTTTGCAGCCAACACGGCCCTGAGCGCCCACGCCCACAACCCCACGCCCAGCCGCGGCCTGAACCCGGGCGAGAACCTGGTGCTCTCCTACGATTACCTCGTCGCCCCCGCCCTCGTGGGCGAGGCCCTGCTGGATGGCACGCTGCGCCTCGGCCTGCATGTGCGCAGCATCGGCGAAGCCGGTGAATCGGACGCCTTCGTTATCCATCCCTTCGGTACGCCGTCCACGCCCCAGGCGCCGATTCCCGAGCCCGCAAGCGTGCTCCTGCTCGGTATCGGCGGCGCGATGCTCGCCCTCCGCAAGCGCCGGTCGAATATCTAG